In Seriola aureovittata isolate HTS-2021-v1 ecotype China chromosome 17, ASM2101889v1, whole genome shotgun sequence, a genomic segment contains:
- the sun1b gene encoding SUN domain-containing protein 1 isoform X1 has product MDSNHAAIPVSCRLFADQGRRDESFITAPVASVASVNYQPEQTCRKSSSYSTAALEFEKEHQIAPVYESPRMSRRSLRLQTSAGHYGNESLADYSQNHSNSSGYTSTRRETRTLRSRKQPSSSLSLSLSQVATPRKTLSFSAVNTPINNSSSVQESNTVSDGSLHSSILDQTQLRQRTITTTTTSMSVDGHWGRCSTADHSSSNVNGDASVSKSHTSLANGYICKDCSLHSQEMDSFITRSSSSTSSSSQAAEASTGALSSSSSPFTSIYSRDRSQRNKTGVLVSMSNTCIRYSKRALAPIVSLVTLVFNNVLWLGSRAKSPPGKGVVASMSDSMRQAVSSSLSQLWLLKQTTLHRMMGYRANGYEGEAHSSFCGSMNVKDLVTEDTSHLNLNGSLCDDCKGKQYSETHTILLTQSSRPQRLAGALWSVLAYAGYCLLQPGYCVVRAGKALGSGAGTMAKKLLSLFWMLLAAPVKAGRGLLWFLATGWYQLVSLMCLLNVFFLTRCLPKLWKLLLLLLPLLLLLALWLWGPSTAALLAYLPAINLTEWRPASPFAFLSDLVPASAPAPASVPTPETPLEPTPATPVSQAPPILPPVAVSTVDLERLERVERQLALLWERVKQGDEKQEQRHGDVLGLYSTLREHLHTQTDRESLGLWVSSLLEQRLGVLRGELEQKNTHRAQSAEKQKHQQESQAARLADLELLLNTLAVKTEEMQQKQQHYEHEKVEKEKEVVFSAADSAPVSIGVKQEDHDALLAEVKRLELELSKVRQDLQGVVGCKGKCEQLDTLQEAITAQVSSQVRKELQVLFFGSGGSGEEQGEVPESLIYWLSQRYVSAPDLQASLASLELSILRNVSLQLELNRAQTLGEAESQAKTIINTVTGTVQHTASAEGLTEEQVKLIIQNALRLYSQDRTGLVDYALESGGGSILSTRCSETYETKTALMSLFGLPLWYFSQSPRVVIQPDVYPGNCWAFKGSQGYLVIRLSLRILPTSFCVEHIPKALSPTGNITSAPRNFTVFGLDDEYQEEGKLLGQYIYQEDGESLQTFPVTEENDKAFQIIEVRVLSNWGHPEYTCLYRFRVHGEPRPQ; this is encoded by the exons CCATTCCTGTCAGTTGCCGCCTGTTTGCCGACCAGGGGAGAAGAGACGAGTCATTCATTACAGCTCCAGTGGCGTCTGTGGCCTCCGTCAACTACCAACCAGAGCAAACATGCAGGAAGAG CTCCAGCTACTCCACAGCGGCGTTAGAGTTTGAGAAGGAGCACCAGATTGCTCCTGTGTACGAATCGCCCAGGATGTCACGGCGGAGCCTGCGTCTGCAGACCAGTGCCGGTCACTATGGCAACGAGAGCCTGGCTGATTACTCCCAGaaccacagcaacagcagcggCTACACCAGCACCAGGCGAGAGACACG GACACTGCGGAGCAGGAAGCAGCCATCCAGCTCACTGTCTTTATCCCTGAGCCAAGTCGCCACTCCAAGGAAAACCCTCTCCTTCTCAGCTGTTAATACTCCGATTAACAATAGCAGCAGCGTTCAGGAAAGCAACACAGTGTCTGATGGCTCCCTGCACAGCTCCATCCTGGACCAGACCCAACTGAGACAACGCACCATCACTACAACCACCACTTCCATGTCTGTGGATGGACACTGGG GGAGGTGCTCCACCGCTGACCACAGTTCATCAAATGTCAACGGTGACGCCAGTGTGTCCAAGTCCCACACCTCGCTCGCCAATGGTTACATCTGCAAAGACTGCTCTTTACACTCTCAGGAGATGGACTCATTTATTACACGGtcttcatcatcaacatcatcatcatctcaggCTGCAGAAGCGTCCACTGGTGCCctctcctcatcatcttcacctTTCACAAGTATATACTCCAGAGACAGGAGTCAGAGGAACAAGACAG GTGTCCTGGTGTCTATGTCTAACACGTGTATACGCTACAGCAAACGAGCCCTGGCCCCCATAGTGTCCTTAGTCACCCTGGTCTTCAACAATGTGCTCTGGCTGGGTTCAAGGGCCAAGAGCCCTCCAGGAAAAG GTGTTGTTGCTTCGATGTCGGACTCGATGAGACAAGCAGTGTCCTCCAGCTTGTCCCAACTGTGGCTGTTAAAGCAGACCACTCTCCACAGGATGATGGGCTACAGGGCTAATGGCTATGAAGGAGAAG CTCATTCAAGTTTCTGTGGGAGCATGAATGTGAAGGATCTGGTGACTGAAGATACATCACATCTTAATCTCAATGGTTCCCTGT GTGATGACTGTAAAGGGAAGCAGTATTCTGagacacacaccatcctccTCACACAGTCCTCCAGGCCTCAACGCCTAGCGGGGGCACTGTGGAGCGTCCTAGCTTATGCAG GTTACTGCCTCCTCCAGCCAGGTTACTGTGTGGTGAGAGCAGGCAAAGCTTTGGGATCAGGGGCTGGGACAATGGCAAAGAAGCTGCTTTCACTGTTCTGGATGCTCCTTGCAGCTCCAG TGAAGGCAGGCAGGGGACTTCTGTGGTTTCTTGCAACAGGATGGTACCAGCTGGTGTCTCTCATGTGTCTCCTCAACGTCTTCTTTCTGACACG ATGCCTTCCCAAACTCTGgaagctcctgctgctcctgttgcctcttctgctcctccttG CTCTATGGTTGTGGGGTCCGTCCACTGCTGCCCTGCTTGCCTACCTCCCAGCCATAAACCTAACTGAGTGGCGCCCTGCGTCTCCCTTTGCCTTCCTGTCTGACTTGGTGCCAGCTTCGGCTCCAGCTCCTGCCTCTGTCCCCACACCAGAGACTCCACTGGAGCCGACCCCAGCCACCCCAGTCTCACAGGCACCA CCGATCCTTCCACCAGTGGCAGTCTCCACTGTGGACTTGGAGCGTCTTGAACGTGTGGAACGCCAGCTAGCCCTCCTTTGGGAGCGAGTCAAACAGGGTGATGAAAAGCAGGAGCAGCGTCATGGGGACGTTCTTGGTCTCTACAGCACCCTGAGGGAGCATCTACACACTCAGACCGACAGGGAGAGCCTGGGATTGTGGGTGTCCTCCCTGCTTGAACAGAGGCTGGGTGTGCTGCGAGGAGAGCTGGAacagaagaacacacacagggcaCAG AGtgcagagaagcagaaacaTCAGCAAGAGAGTCAGGCAGCACGGCTGGCTGATTTAGAATTGCTGCTGAACACTCTGGCAGTCAAGACTGAG GAgatgcagcagaagcagcagcactaTGAGCACGAGAAggtggaaaaagagaaagaggttgtcttttcagcagcagactcaGCTCCTGTCAG TATTGGTGTAAAGCAGGAGGACCATGATGCTCTGCTAGCAGAGGTGAAGAGACTTGAGCTGGAGCTGAGTAAAGTCAGACAGGACCTGCAGGGTGTTGTGGGATGCAAGGGCAAGTGTGAGCAGCTGGATACGCTGCAGGAAGCG ATAACAGCACAGGTGTCCTCACAGGTGCGTAAGGAGTTGCAGGTTTTGTTCTTTGGCAGTGGTGGAtcaggagaggagcagggagaggtGCCTGAGTCTCTGATCTACTGGCTGTCCCAGCGCTACGTCAGCGCACCTGACCTGCAGGCGTCCCTGGCCTCACTGGAGCTGAGCATCCTGAGAAACGTGTCCCTGCAGCTGGAGCTCAACCGAGCCCAGACCCTGGGTGAGGCCGAGTCTCAAGCCAAGACCATCATTAACACAGTAACTGGGACTGTCCAGCATACTGCCTCTGCTGAGGGACTGACAGAAGAG CAAGTGAAGCTGATCATCCAGAACGCTTTGAGGCTCTACTCCCAGGATCGAACAGGCCTGGTCGACTACGCCCTGGAGTCTGGCG gtggCAGCATCCTTAGTACCCGGTGCTCTGAGACGTATGAGACAAAGACGGCCCTCATGAGTCTGTTTGGTTTGCCACTCTGGTACTTCTCCCAGTCTCCACGTGTTGTCATCCAG CCCGACGTGTACCCAGGTAACTGCTGGGCGTTTAAAGGCTCTCAGGGCTATCTGGTGATCCGACTGTCCCTGAGGATCTTGCCCACATCCTTCTGCGTGGAGCACATCCCCAAGGCCTTGTCCCCAACTGGAAATATCACCAGTGCCCCTCgcaacttcactgttttt GGTCTAGATGATGAGTACCAAGAAGAAGGGAAGCTGCTGGGACAGTACATATACCAGGAAGATGGGGAATCACTGCAAACTTTCCCTGTTACG gAAGAGAATGACAAGGCCTTTCAGATCATCGAGGTGCGGGTGCTGTCTAACTGGGGTCACCCAGAGTACACCTGCCTGTACCGCTTCAGAGTACATGGAGAACCTCGGCCCCAGTGA
- the sun1b gene encoding SUN domain-containing protein 1 isoform X4: protein MDSNHAAIPVSCRLFADQGRRDESFITAPVASVASVNYQPEQTCRKSSSYSTAALEFEKEHQIAPVYESPRMSRRSLRLQTSAGHYGNESLADYSQNHSNSSGYTSTRRETRTLRSRKQPSSSLSLSLSQVATPRKTLSFSAVNTPINNSSSVQESNTVSDGSLHSSILDQTQLRQRTITTTTTSMSVDGHWGRCSTADHSSSNVNGDASVSKSHTSLANGYICKDCSLHSQEMDSFITRSSSSTSSSSQAAEASTGALSSSSSPFTSIYSRDRSQRNKTGVLVSMSNTCIRYSKRALAPIVSLVTLVFNNVLWLGSRAKSPPGKGVVASMSDSMRQAVSSSLSQLWLLKQTTLHRMMGYRANGYEGEAHSSFCGSMNVKDLVTEDTSHLNLNGSLCYCLLQPGYCVVRAGKALGSGAGTMAKKLLSLFWMLLAAPVKAGRGLLWFLATGWYQLVSLMCLLNVFFLTRCLPKLWKLLLLLLPLLLLLALWLWGPSTAALLAYLPAINLTEWRPASPFAFLSDLVPASAPAPASVPTPETPLEPTPATPVSQAPPILPPVAVSTVDLERLERVERQLALLWERVKQGDEKQEQRHGDVLGLYSTLREHLHTQTDRESLGLWVSSLLEQRLGVLRGELEQKNTHRAQSAEKQKHQQESQAARLADLELLLNTLAVKTEEMQQKQQHYEHEKVEKEKEVVFSAADSAPVSIGVKQEDHDALLAEVKRLELELSKVRQDLQGVVGCKGKCEQLDTLQEAITAQVSSQVRKELQVLFFGSGGSGEEQGEVPESLIYWLSQRYVSAPDLQASLASLELSILRNVSLQLELNRAQTLGEAESQAKTIINTVTGTVQHTASAEGLTEEQVKLIIQNALRLYSQDRTGLVDYALESGGGSILSTRCSETYETKTALMSLFGLPLWYFSQSPRVVIQPDVYPGNCWAFKGSQGYLVIRLSLRILPTSFCVEHIPKALSPTGNITSAPRNFTVFGLDDEYQEEGKLLGQYIYQEDGESLQTFPVTEENDKAFQIIEVRVLSNWGHPEYTCLYRFRVHGEPRPQ, encoded by the exons CCATTCCTGTCAGTTGCCGCCTGTTTGCCGACCAGGGGAGAAGAGACGAGTCATTCATTACAGCTCCAGTGGCGTCTGTGGCCTCCGTCAACTACCAACCAGAGCAAACATGCAGGAAGAG CTCCAGCTACTCCACAGCGGCGTTAGAGTTTGAGAAGGAGCACCAGATTGCTCCTGTGTACGAATCGCCCAGGATGTCACGGCGGAGCCTGCGTCTGCAGACCAGTGCCGGTCACTATGGCAACGAGAGCCTGGCTGATTACTCCCAGaaccacagcaacagcagcggCTACACCAGCACCAGGCGAGAGACACG GACACTGCGGAGCAGGAAGCAGCCATCCAGCTCACTGTCTTTATCCCTGAGCCAAGTCGCCACTCCAAGGAAAACCCTCTCCTTCTCAGCTGTTAATACTCCGATTAACAATAGCAGCAGCGTTCAGGAAAGCAACACAGTGTCTGATGGCTCCCTGCACAGCTCCATCCTGGACCAGACCCAACTGAGACAACGCACCATCACTACAACCACCACTTCCATGTCTGTGGATGGACACTGGG GGAGGTGCTCCACCGCTGACCACAGTTCATCAAATGTCAACGGTGACGCCAGTGTGTCCAAGTCCCACACCTCGCTCGCCAATGGTTACATCTGCAAAGACTGCTCTTTACACTCTCAGGAGATGGACTCATTTATTACACGGtcttcatcatcaacatcatcatcatctcaggCTGCAGAAGCGTCCACTGGTGCCctctcctcatcatcttcacctTTCACAAGTATATACTCCAGAGACAGGAGTCAGAGGAACAAGACAG GTGTCCTGGTGTCTATGTCTAACACGTGTATACGCTACAGCAAACGAGCCCTGGCCCCCATAGTGTCCTTAGTCACCCTGGTCTTCAACAATGTGCTCTGGCTGGGTTCAAGGGCCAAGAGCCCTCCAGGAAAAG GTGTTGTTGCTTCGATGTCGGACTCGATGAGACAAGCAGTGTCCTCCAGCTTGTCCCAACTGTGGCTGTTAAAGCAGACCACTCTCCACAGGATGATGGGCTACAGGGCTAATGGCTATGAAGGAGAAG CTCATTCAAGTTTCTGTGGGAGCATGAATGTGAAGGATCTGGTGACTGAAGATACATCACATCTTAATCTCAATGGTTCCCTGT GTTACTGCCTCCTCCAGCCAGGTTACTGTGTGGTGAGAGCAGGCAAAGCTTTGGGATCAGGGGCTGGGACAATGGCAAAGAAGCTGCTTTCACTGTTCTGGATGCTCCTTGCAGCTCCAG TGAAGGCAGGCAGGGGACTTCTGTGGTTTCTTGCAACAGGATGGTACCAGCTGGTGTCTCTCATGTGTCTCCTCAACGTCTTCTTTCTGACACG ATGCCTTCCCAAACTCTGgaagctcctgctgctcctgttgcctcttctgctcctccttG CTCTATGGTTGTGGGGTCCGTCCACTGCTGCCCTGCTTGCCTACCTCCCAGCCATAAACCTAACTGAGTGGCGCCCTGCGTCTCCCTTTGCCTTCCTGTCTGACTTGGTGCCAGCTTCGGCTCCAGCTCCTGCCTCTGTCCCCACACCAGAGACTCCACTGGAGCCGACCCCAGCCACCCCAGTCTCACAGGCACCA CCGATCCTTCCACCAGTGGCAGTCTCCACTGTGGACTTGGAGCGTCTTGAACGTGTGGAACGCCAGCTAGCCCTCCTTTGGGAGCGAGTCAAACAGGGTGATGAAAAGCAGGAGCAGCGTCATGGGGACGTTCTTGGTCTCTACAGCACCCTGAGGGAGCATCTACACACTCAGACCGACAGGGAGAGCCTGGGATTGTGGGTGTCCTCCCTGCTTGAACAGAGGCTGGGTGTGCTGCGAGGAGAGCTGGAacagaagaacacacacagggcaCAG AGtgcagagaagcagaaacaTCAGCAAGAGAGTCAGGCAGCACGGCTGGCTGATTTAGAATTGCTGCTGAACACTCTGGCAGTCAAGACTGAG GAgatgcagcagaagcagcagcactaTGAGCACGAGAAggtggaaaaagagaaagaggttgtcttttcagcagcagactcaGCTCCTGTCAG TATTGGTGTAAAGCAGGAGGACCATGATGCTCTGCTAGCAGAGGTGAAGAGACTTGAGCTGGAGCTGAGTAAAGTCAGACAGGACCTGCAGGGTGTTGTGGGATGCAAGGGCAAGTGTGAGCAGCTGGATACGCTGCAGGAAGCG ATAACAGCACAGGTGTCCTCACAGGTGCGTAAGGAGTTGCAGGTTTTGTTCTTTGGCAGTGGTGGAtcaggagaggagcagggagaggtGCCTGAGTCTCTGATCTACTGGCTGTCCCAGCGCTACGTCAGCGCACCTGACCTGCAGGCGTCCCTGGCCTCACTGGAGCTGAGCATCCTGAGAAACGTGTCCCTGCAGCTGGAGCTCAACCGAGCCCAGACCCTGGGTGAGGCCGAGTCTCAAGCCAAGACCATCATTAACACAGTAACTGGGACTGTCCAGCATACTGCCTCTGCTGAGGGACTGACAGAAGAG CAAGTGAAGCTGATCATCCAGAACGCTTTGAGGCTCTACTCCCAGGATCGAACAGGCCTGGTCGACTACGCCCTGGAGTCTGGCG gtggCAGCATCCTTAGTACCCGGTGCTCTGAGACGTATGAGACAAAGACGGCCCTCATGAGTCTGTTTGGTTTGCCACTCTGGTACTTCTCCCAGTCTCCACGTGTTGTCATCCAG CCCGACGTGTACCCAGGTAACTGCTGGGCGTTTAAAGGCTCTCAGGGCTATCTGGTGATCCGACTGTCCCTGAGGATCTTGCCCACATCCTTCTGCGTGGAGCACATCCCCAAGGCCTTGTCCCCAACTGGAAATATCACCAGTGCCCCTCgcaacttcactgttttt GGTCTAGATGATGAGTACCAAGAAGAAGGGAAGCTGCTGGGACAGTACATATACCAGGAAGATGGGGAATCACTGCAAACTTTCCCTGTTACG gAAGAGAATGACAAGGCCTTTCAGATCATCGAGGTGCGGGTGCTGTCTAACTGGGGTCACCCAGAGTACACCTGCCTGTACCGCTTCAGAGTACATGGAGAACCTCGGCCCCAGTGA
- the sun1b gene encoding SUN domain-containing protein 1 isoform X10: MDSNHAAIPVSCRLFADQGRRDESFITAPVASVASVNYQPEQTCRKSSSYSTAALEFEKEHQIAPVYESPRMSRRSLRLQTSAGHYGNESLADYSQNHSNSSGYTSTRRETRTLRSRKQPSSSLSLSLSQVATPRKTLSFSAVNTPINNSSSVQESNTVSDGSLHSSILDQTQLRQRTITTTTTSMSVDGHWGRCSTADHSSSNVNGDASVSKSHTSLANGYICKDCSLHSQEMDSFITRSSSSTSSSSQAAEASTGALSSSSSPFTSIYSRDRSQRNKTGYCLLQPGYCVVRAGKALGSGAGTMAKKLLSLFWMLLAAPVKAGRGLLWFLATGWYQLVSLMCLLNVFFLTRCLPKLWKLLLLLLPLLLLLALWLWGPSTAALLAYLPAINLTEWRPASPFAFLSDLVPASAPAPASVPTPETPLEPTPATPVSQAPPILPPVAVSTVDLERLERVERQLALLWERVKQGDEKQEQRHGDVLGLYSTLREHLHTQTDRESLGLWVSSLLEQRLGVLRGELEQKNTHRAQSAEKQKHQQESQAARLADLELLLNTLAVKTEEMQQKQQHYEHEKVEKEKEVVFSAADSAPVSIGVKQEDHDALLAEVKRLELELSKVRQDLQGVVGCKGKCEQLDTLQEAITAQVSSQVRKELQVLFFGSGGSGEEQGEVPESLIYWLSQRYVSAPDLQASLASLELSILRNVSLQLELNRAQTLGEAESQAKTIINTVTGTVQHTASAEGLTEEQVKLIIQNALRLYSQDRTGLVDYALESGGGSILSTRCSETYETKTALMSLFGLPLWYFSQSPRVVIQPDVYPGNCWAFKGSQGYLVIRLSLRILPTSFCVEHIPKALSPTGNITSAPRNFTVFGLDDEYQEEGKLLGQYIYQEDGESLQTFPVTEENDKAFQIIEVRVLSNWGHPEYTCLYRFRVHGEPRPQ; encoded by the exons CCATTCCTGTCAGTTGCCGCCTGTTTGCCGACCAGGGGAGAAGAGACGAGTCATTCATTACAGCTCCAGTGGCGTCTGTGGCCTCCGTCAACTACCAACCAGAGCAAACATGCAGGAAGAG CTCCAGCTACTCCACAGCGGCGTTAGAGTTTGAGAAGGAGCACCAGATTGCTCCTGTGTACGAATCGCCCAGGATGTCACGGCGGAGCCTGCGTCTGCAGACCAGTGCCGGTCACTATGGCAACGAGAGCCTGGCTGATTACTCCCAGaaccacagcaacagcagcggCTACACCAGCACCAGGCGAGAGACACG GACACTGCGGAGCAGGAAGCAGCCATCCAGCTCACTGTCTTTATCCCTGAGCCAAGTCGCCACTCCAAGGAAAACCCTCTCCTTCTCAGCTGTTAATACTCCGATTAACAATAGCAGCAGCGTTCAGGAAAGCAACACAGTGTCTGATGGCTCCCTGCACAGCTCCATCCTGGACCAGACCCAACTGAGACAACGCACCATCACTACAACCACCACTTCCATGTCTGTGGATGGACACTGGG GGAGGTGCTCCACCGCTGACCACAGTTCATCAAATGTCAACGGTGACGCCAGTGTGTCCAAGTCCCACACCTCGCTCGCCAATGGTTACATCTGCAAAGACTGCTCTTTACACTCTCAGGAGATGGACTCATTTATTACACGGtcttcatcatcaacatcatcatcatctcaggCTGCAGAAGCGTCCACTGGTGCCctctcctcatcatcttcacctTTCACAAGTATATACTCCAGAGACAGGAGTCAGAGGAACAAGACAG GTTACTGCCTCCTCCAGCCAGGTTACTGTGTGGTGAGAGCAGGCAAAGCTTTGGGATCAGGGGCTGGGACAATGGCAAAGAAGCTGCTTTCACTGTTCTGGATGCTCCTTGCAGCTCCAG TGAAGGCAGGCAGGGGACTTCTGTGGTTTCTTGCAACAGGATGGTACCAGCTGGTGTCTCTCATGTGTCTCCTCAACGTCTTCTTTCTGACACG ATGCCTTCCCAAACTCTGgaagctcctgctgctcctgttgcctcttctgctcctccttG CTCTATGGTTGTGGGGTCCGTCCACTGCTGCCCTGCTTGCCTACCTCCCAGCCATAAACCTAACTGAGTGGCGCCCTGCGTCTCCCTTTGCCTTCCTGTCTGACTTGGTGCCAGCTTCGGCTCCAGCTCCTGCCTCTGTCCCCACACCAGAGACTCCACTGGAGCCGACCCCAGCCACCCCAGTCTCACAGGCACCA CCGATCCTTCCACCAGTGGCAGTCTCCACTGTGGACTTGGAGCGTCTTGAACGTGTGGAACGCCAGCTAGCCCTCCTTTGGGAGCGAGTCAAACAGGGTGATGAAAAGCAGGAGCAGCGTCATGGGGACGTTCTTGGTCTCTACAGCACCCTGAGGGAGCATCTACACACTCAGACCGACAGGGAGAGCCTGGGATTGTGGGTGTCCTCCCTGCTTGAACAGAGGCTGGGTGTGCTGCGAGGAGAGCTGGAacagaagaacacacacagggcaCAG AGtgcagagaagcagaaacaTCAGCAAGAGAGTCAGGCAGCACGGCTGGCTGATTTAGAATTGCTGCTGAACACTCTGGCAGTCAAGACTGAG GAgatgcagcagaagcagcagcactaTGAGCACGAGAAggtggaaaaagagaaagaggttgtcttttcagcagcagactcaGCTCCTGTCAG TATTGGTGTAAAGCAGGAGGACCATGATGCTCTGCTAGCAGAGGTGAAGAGACTTGAGCTGGAGCTGAGTAAAGTCAGACAGGACCTGCAGGGTGTTGTGGGATGCAAGGGCAAGTGTGAGCAGCTGGATACGCTGCAGGAAGCG ATAACAGCACAGGTGTCCTCACAGGTGCGTAAGGAGTTGCAGGTTTTGTTCTTTGGCAGTGGTGGAtcaggagaggagcagggagaggtGCCTGAGTCTCTGATCTACTGGCTGTCCCAGCGCTACGTCAGCGCACCTGACCTGCAGGCGTCCCTGGCCTCACTGGAGCTGAGCATCCTGAGAAACGTGTCCCTGCAGCTGGAGCTCAACCGAGCCCAGACCCTGGGTGAGGCCGAGTCTCAAGCCAAGACCATCATTAACACAGTAACTGGGACTGTCCAGCATACTGCCTCTGCTGAGGGACTGACAGAAGAG CAAGTGAAGCTGATCATCCAGAACGCTTTGAGGCTCTACTCCCAGGATCGAACAGGCCTGGTCGACTACGCCCTGGAGTCTGGCG gtggCAGCATCCTTAGTACCCGGTGCTCTGAGACGTATGAGACAAAGACGGCCCTCATGAGTCTGTTTGGTTTGCCACTCTGGTACTTCTCCCAGTCTCCACGTGTTGTCATCCAG CCCGACGTGTACCCAGGTAACTGCTGGGCGTTTAAAGGCTCTCAGGGCTATCTGGTGATCCGACTGTCCCTGAGGATCTTGCCCACATCCTTCTGCGTGGAGCACATCCCCAAGGCCTTGTCCCCAACTGGAAATATCACCAGTGCCCCTCgcaacttcactgttttt GGTCTAGATGATGAGTACCAAGAAGAAGGGAAGCTGCTGGGACAGTACATATACCAGGAAGATGGGGAATCACTGCAAACTTTCCCTGTTACG gAAGAGAATGACAAGGCCTTTCAGATCATCGAGGTGCGGGTGCTGTCTAACTGGGGTCACCCAGAGTACACCTGCCTGTACCGCTTCAGAGTACATGGAGAACCTCGGCCCCAGTGA